The DNA region TGCGACCGCTCGCAGGCTCTGACTCCCACGACCAGGCACTCCGACCACTGACACCAGGTCGGCAGGGGCGTAGTCAATGGGGTCCAGCGGCCGCGTCTTGGTGACAACCACCGTGATCGCCGACGGGTCGTCGATGTCGTACTCGATGGTCAACCCCGGCGTCACGAGCGGAGCCGAGGCTCCCGCGTCGGCCACGACAGTGGGTTGAGTCTGCACACCTTCGGGCGTCGATTCGAAAGGCAGCCGCGGGGCGTCAATGCCGCACGCGGCAAGCATCATGACCGCTGCGGTCGCCCCCGCTCCAAGGGCAACTCGCATTAGAACATCACGGTCGCAAAGGTCCCCACGCGCGCGAAGCCAACTGCCTCATACGCGCGCAGCGCCGCGACGTTGAAGTCGTTGACGTACAACGCCACGGTGGGCGCATGATCGGCACGCACGTGGCGCACCAGGTCTGCCATCCCCTCGGCCCCGAGCCCACGACGCCTCATCGCCGGATGGACCCACACGCCTTGAATCTGGGCAACCTCTCCGCCAACCACCCCCACCTCGGCCTTGAACAACACCGACCGCTTTCCGTCGACCACGCCATAACGCACATAGCTACGGCCCTGCCGGACGAGTCGCGTGAGCCTGTCCTCGTACGCGTCCCTGCCGTAAGTCAGCGGGTCGTAGCCCACTTCTCCCACAAACATGTGGACCGCGGCCGGCAGCAAGGCGTCGTAGTCGGCCATCGTGGCCCTGCGCATCGGCTCGGCGTCAACAGAGGCCTCCGCAACGGGAAGAGGGTTTCCGTCGATCGACATGGACACCTGAGACGGCCGCAGTTGCCGCGCGGGCCCCCACCAGCGCTCGACCCTGCCCCACAGGTCGAGCGTCAAATTCGCCTCGCCTACCAATGCGGCGGGCCTGGTCAGCCTGGAGACGATGGCCGACGAAACTTCCGCTCTCGCATTGTCCGTCTCGTCGTCATCGCCAGCGGGAAGCACAGCCGTGAGGTTGGCGCCGCACCAGATCACGCCCGCGAGGTCCCTGCTCACGCGGCCGCGCTTGCGCACCACCCACAGCCCGCTAGGAATGACCCCTGCCCGGGATGCGGTCTCGAGGTGCATTGCCGGAACAACATTGGTGACGGGGTCGAGCGCGCACAAGGCGAGCCCCTCCGCAACATCGCGTCGCTGCGCGGGAGCCAGCGAATACTGGCCCCTCCGCAACAGCGAGTCGGTCATCCCGCCGTAACCACCTGCGGGGTCGCCCCCTCGACGGGTTCCATCGTCTCGGCCAGCTTCAAGGCCTCCTCGATGAGGGTCTCGACGATCATGTTCTCGGGCACGGTCTTGATGACCTCGCCCCCGACAAAGATTTGGCCCTTGCCGTTGCCGGACGCGACTCCGAGGTCGGCCTCCCGCGCCTCGCCGGGTCCGTTCACGACGCAGCCCATGACGGCGACGCGCAGTGGCACCTCCATGCCCTCAAGCCCAGCCGTGACCTTCTCGGCCAACTCGTACACGTCGACCTGCGCACGCCCACATGAGGGGCACGACACGATCTCCAACTTGCGCGGGCGGAGGTTCAGTGCCTGCAGGATCTGAATGCCCACCTTGACCTCCTCAACGGGAGGAGCCGAGAGTGACACGCGAATCGTGTCGCCGATGCCCTGGCTGAGCAGCGCGCCGAACGCGGTCGCCGACTTGATGGTGCCTTGGAACGCGGGGCCCGCCTCGGTGACACCAAGGTGCAGCGGCCAGTCGCCGCGCTCGCTCAACATCTCATACGCGCGCACCATCACCACGGGGTCGTTGTGCTTGACCGAGATCTTGAAGTCGTGGAAGTCGTGCTCTTCGAAGAGGCTCGCCTCCCACACCGCGGACTCGACGAGCGCCTCGGGCGTCGCCTTGCCGTACTTCGCGAGCAGGCGAGGGTCCAAGGAGCCCGCATTGACGCCGATGCGGATCGACGTGCCGTGGTCCTTCGCGGCCTGGGCGATCTCCTTGATCTGGTCGTCAAACCTCTTGATGTTCCCTGGGTTGACGCGCACCGCCGCGCAGCCCGCCTCGATCGCGGCGAATACGTACTTCGGCTGGAAGTGGATGTCGGCGATCACGGGGATGTTCGACTTCTTCGCGATCGCGGGCAGCGCGTCGGCGTCGTCTTGCGTAGGACAGGCCACACGCACGATGTCGCAACCGGCCGCGGTGAGCTCCGCGATCTGCTGGAGAGTCGAATTGATGTCTTCTGTCTTGGTGGTGCACATGGATTGCACCGAAACGGGTGCGTCTCCCCCAACGTAGACACTGCCCACCTTGATCTTCCTGGTGGGCCTTCTTGCAGCGAGGGTGGGGGCCGGCATGGCGGGCATTCCCAGTCCAACAGTCACGTGAGTCACTCCTTGGTTTGTGCCTGTCACGCCACGCGGACGGGCGCCACAATGTCGGCGAAGACAAGAACAAGGCTCATGAGGATAAGTATTCCGAAGACGCCGTAAGCCACCGGCATCATCCGTGCCACATCAACGGGTGCGGGGCGCGGAGCGTTCCGTGATCGCGCCCACCCAATCTTGATCGCCTGCCAGATCGCGGACGCAATATGCCCGCCATCGAGCGGCACCAGCGGCAGCGCATTGAACACAAAGAGCGCGAGGTTAAGGCCCGCGAGCAGCAACAGCTCCTCCTGGAGCTTGTCGACCCAGGTGATCCCGGCGACGTTCGACGATGCGACATCACCCGCGGCCCTGCCGATGCCGACAAGGCCCATCACGGAGGAGCTAGACCGTTGCTCGAGACCCACGGAAGCACGCGCGACGTGCCACAACTGTTGAGGCAAATGCGCGACGACGCCGAAGGTCTGCACCGTGTACTGACCTGTCAGGGACACACCCGAGCCGATCGGGAGGCGCTCACGCTTCTGGGCGGAGTACACGCCCATGAATCCCACGGTCTCGGTGGCGTTGGGATCACCGGCGACCGCTCGTTGGATTGAGGCGGGAGTGAGCTTCAGCGTCACATCGGTTCCCGCCCGGTCAACGACCACGTTGAGCGGCACCCCGGGTCGCGCGGCCACATACACCGTCAGATCCGACCACTTAGTGAACGCTTGACCGTCGATTGACACGAAGGTGTCGCCTGCCTGGAGCCCCGCAATCGAGGCGGGAGAAGCGGGGTCGGCGGCGGTGCACTGCGACGATGCGGTTGCGGGCACACACGGGACGGTGTCGCTCACGGTGAGCGTCTGCATCGGTACGCCCATCCCGGAGAGAACCACGGTGAAAAGGAAGATGGCGATCAGGAGGTTCACGACGGGGCCACCCGCCATGACGATGACCTTGCGCCACCAGGCAAGGTGATAGAAGGCGCGGGCGTCGTCTTCGCCGATCTCGGCCTCCGAAGCCGAGCGCGCGTCCTCGATCAGGTCGCGCATCCAACCGCGCACCCGCAGCGGCTTGACCGCGCTTCCGGGAGGAACCATGCCCACGAGCCGGACATAGCCGCCCAGGGGAAACGCCTTGATGCCGTACTCGGTCTCGCCCCGTTTGCGGGACCACAGCGTCGGCCCGAATCCGACGAAGTACTCGCTAACTTTGACTCCGAAGCGCTTGGCGGGAACCATGTGGCCGACCTCGTGGAGCGCGATCGACACCACGAGTCCGACTACGAGGAAGGCGATCCCAAGCGCGCTAAGCATGCACCTACTGTAAGCCAGCGCGAGGTCGCTATCTGGCTCTTGTCATTTGCAGTCGCTATCGGGCTGCGACTAGCGCGTCGGCGTGAGCCCGCGCCCAACGCTCCGCGTCCTCGACCGCCTCGAGCGACACGACGCCCGGCCACTCGTAGGCCTCGACCACTTCGCGCACCGTCTCCACGATCGCGAGGAAGGGCAAACGGCCGTCAACGAAGGCGGCGACGCACTGCTCGTTCGCGGCATTGAACACGGCCGGATGCAGGTCAGATGCGGCTGCGGCCTCGCGCGCTAAGGCGATCGCGGGGAACACGTCCTCGTCGAGAGGCTCGAAGTCCCACGACGACGCGCGCGTCCAGTCGAGCGCGGGAATCGCCTCGGCCACGCGATCGGGCCACGACAGCCCTAAGGCAATCGGGAGCCGCATATCGGGAGGCGATACCTGAGCCAGGGTCGAACCGTCCGTGAACTCCACCATCGAGTGCACGATCGACTGGGCGTGGACGACCACATCGATGCGCTCGTACGGCATGTTGAAGAGCCAATGAGCCTCGATGACCTCGAGGGCCTTGTTGACCAAGGTCGCGGAATTGATCGTGACCACGGGTCCCATGTCCCAGTTGGGGTGCTTGAGCGCCTGCTCGGGGCTCACCGTCTCGAGCGATTCCCTGCTCCAGCCGCGGAAAGCACCGCCCGAGGCCGTAAGGATGAGCCGTTTGACCTCGTTCGCCGAACCTCCGCGCAGCGCTTGGGCGAGGGCGGAGTGCTCGGAATCGACCGGAACGATCTGATCGGGCCTGAGGAGCGCGTCGCGCACGAGCGCACCCCCGGCGACCAGGGATTCCTTGTTTGCGAGCGCAAGGGTTGAGCCCGCG from Demequina lutea includes:
- a CDS encoding GNAT family N-acetyltransferase translates to MTDSLLRRGQYSLAPAQRRDVAEGLALCALDPVTNVVPAMHLETASRAGVIPSGLWVVRKRGRVSRDLAGVIWCGANLTAVLPAGDDDETDNARAEVSSAIVSRLTRPAALVGEANLTLDLWGRVERWWGPARQLRPSQVSMSIDGNPLPVAEASVDAEPMRRATMADYDALLPAAVHMFVGEVGYDPLTYGRDAYEDRLTRLVRQGRSYVRYGVVDGKRSVLFKAEVGVVGGEVAQIQGVWVHPAMRRRGLGAEGMADLVRHVRADHAPTVALYVNDFNVAALRAYEAVGFARVGTFATVMF
- the ispG gene encoding flavodoxin-dependent (E)-4-hydroxy-3-methylbut-2-enyl-diphosphate synthase; its protein translation is MPAMPAPTLAARRPTRKIKVGSVYVGGDAPVSVQSMCTTKTEDINSTLQQIAELTAAGCDIVRVACPTQDDADALPAIAKKSNIPVIADIHFQPKYVFAAIEAGCAAVRVNPGNIKRFDDQIKEIAQAAKDHGTSIRIGVNAGSLDPRLLAKYGKATPEALVESAVWEASLFEEHDFHDFKISVKHNDPVVMVRAYEMLSERGDWPLHLGVTEAGPAFQGTIKSATAFGALLSQGIGDTIRVSLSAPPVEEVKVGIQILQALNLRPRKLEIVSCPSCGRAQVDVYELAEKVTAGLEGMEVPLRVAVMGCVVNGPGEAREADLGVASGNGKGQIFVGGEVIKTVPENMIVETLIEEALKLAETMEPVEGATPQVVTAG
- a CDS encoding M50 family metallopeptidase; the encoded protein is MLSALGIAFLVVGLVVSIALHEVGHMVPAKRFGVKVSEYFVGFGPTLWSRKRGETEYGIKAFPLGGYVRLVGMVPPGSAVKPLRVRGWMRDLIEDARSASEAEIGEDDARAFYHLAWWRKVIVMAGGPVVNLLIAIFLFTVVLSGMGVPMQTLTVSDTVPCVPATASSQCTAADPASPASIAGLQAGDTFVSIDGQAFTKWSDLTVYVAARPGVPLNVVVDRAGTDVTLKLTPASIQRAVAGDPNATETVGFMGVYSAQKRERLPIGSGVSLTGQYTVQTFGVVAHLPQQLWHVARASVGLEQRSSSSVMGLVGIGRAAGDVASSNVAGITWVDKLQEELLLLAGLNLALFVFNALPLVPLDGGHIASAIWQAIKIGWARSRNAPRPAPVDVARMMPVAYGVFGILILMSLVLVFADIVAPVRVA
- the dxr gene encoding 1-deoxy-D-xylulose-5-phosphate reductoisomerase; translated protein: MISRSISLLGSTGSIGVQALDVISRNPARFEVVALAAGGADPVALAAQVAAVRPRLVAVANASAVPAVVAACEAAGLGRVNVVGGSAGVIEAASIGADVVLNGITGSVGLRPTLAAIAAGSTLALANKESLVAGGALVRDALLRPDQIVPVDSEHSALAQALRGGSANEVKRLILTASGGAFRGWSRESLETVSPEQALKHPNWDMGPVVTINSATLVNKALEVIEAHWLFNMPYERIDVVVHAQSIVHSMVEFTDGSTLAQVSPPDMRLPIALGLSWPDRVAEAIPALDWTRASSWDFEPLDEDVFPAIALAREAAAASDLHPAVFNAANEQCVAAFVDGRLPFLAIVETVREVVEAYEWPGVVSLEAVEDAERWARAHADALVAAR